The following coding sequences are from one Diabrotica virgifera virgifera chromosome 2, PGI_DIABVI_V3a window:
- the LOC114337529 gene encoding uncharacterized protein LOC114337529 isoform X1 gives MATFLYKKTKDELVVSSKSKMDHKQFYSILFCILVGSTLGHEYQRAKYFAPQSSSKLSHLTKRAADDNSKQCQLDCSGVKPKGNIELYFNSTTYIIAVVNITARVAWIFDFNTNISLIADGNTGGGIVFNVETNDGLYIKSSKNPLLWLPGVLFEDYSSSIVSLKALLTLDGVKFNLKKPGTEQLTVINQLVIKLALNLDFSHDNSAGLNLIVRIVKNFQSFHSGSLNHLYKILTGVVKIRVTGDIAFLVSVLGGLAIIVEKLGGVDALLKAGVTLDLNGLLGADNGIEALINILLALGGKVDLAPLAGILNNVESLLGLILQLGGGLVTGVTGVVKVLLTILGVVSKKLDLKDLLQVLIEFAAAKGEGVTIEIKVYLGALLNVLKQLNLGELLSGLVSTVEKILGGTLIILGVNIAAILDLLISVELLKLTLIVRVLLLLGSVVKTVLSLPALLFHLIGLLTSTVGITLLLSLGLVKKIVSVTDIVKEIAKSQVKILLNVLNPIGLLKSIPFVGDIYIEVSVTVKTASGGKEDLDSSVKSDHSFLGNLVIWVKGLLGVDGVTTPKPTTTTTDASGGWGNGVFGKIIGGIFGGNSGSGGSSGGGSGGSSGGGSGGSSGGGSGGSSGGGSGGGSGGGTGSGGIGIDIGIGGGSKGSGSGSGSGSGSGSGSGSGSGSGSGSGSGSGSGSQGGSGNQGGSGGGSISIGGGSGSGSDGKGSGSGSGSGSGSGSGSGSGSGSGSGSGSHGGSISIGGGTGSGSGGSGSGSAGSGSGSGNGGGSGSGSGSGSTGGSGSGSTGGSGSGSSGGSGSGSGKGGWNIGGGIGGIIGIGGGGSGNKGGSGSGTGSGTGSGTGTGSAGGSGSKGGSWSWSWGTGGESSTESGGKGSGSGSVGGSGSGSSGGSGSGSSGGSGSGSGGAGGSGGSSGSGSTGGKTGWGWSLGLGGSSGSGGSGSGSGGSGSGSGSGSGSGSGSGSGSGSGGGSGSGSGSAGGKLGWSWGGSSSAGGSTGGHKGWSWSAKSHEGHKNHHDRHHKAEKQQ, from the exons ATGGCCacttttttgtataaaaagacaaaGGACGAGTTAGTAGTCAGTTCAAAATCGAAAATGGATCACAAACAGTTCTATTCGATTTTGTTTTGTATCCTCGTAGGGAGCACTTTGGGGCATG AATACCAACGAGCAAAATATTTTGCGCCCCAATCAAGTTCTAAACTCTCCCATCTCACAAAACGAGCTGCCGATGATAATAGCAAGCAATGCCAATTAGATTGCAGTGGTGTTAAACCGAAAGGAAATATAGAATTGTATTTTAACTCCACAACATACATAATTGCTGTCGTCAATATAACAGCAAGAGTTGCTTGGATTTTCGACTTTAATACAAATATATCACTAATAGCAGATGGTAATACTGGAGGAGGCATTGTCTTTAATGTTGAGACTAATGATGGACTATACATCAAATCTAGTAAGAATCCTCTCCTTTGGCTTCCCGGTGTATTATTTGAAGACTACTCTTCAAGTATAGTTTCCCTTAAAGCACTGCTGACCTTAGATGGAGttaaatttaacttaaaaaaaccTGGTACAGAACAATTAACAGTAATAAACCAACTTGTTATCAAACTGGCTTTAAACCTAGACTTTAGCCATGATAATAGTGCTGGTCTCAACTTAATAGTAAGAATCGTGAAGAATTTCCAAAGTTTCCATTCAGGAAGTCTTAATCACCTCTACAAAATACTTACAGGAGTTGTAAAGATTCGTGTGACAGGAGATATTGCATTTTTGGTCAGTGTTCTGGGTGGTTTAGCTATTATCGTGGAGAAACTTGGTGGAGTAGATGCTTTACTCAAGGCTGGCGTGACATTAGATCTAAATGGACTTCTAGGTGCAGACAACGGTATCGAAGCTCTTATCAACATCCTTCTTGCTTTAGGAGGTAAAGTCGATCTGGCACCCTTGGCAGGCATTCTTAATAACGTTGAGAGTCTTTTGGGATTAATTTTACAATTAGGAGGAGGTTTAGTAACAGGAGTTACTGGTGTTGTAAAAGTACTACTTACAATTCTTGGAGTAGTTTCAAAGAAACTTGATCTTAAAGATCTGTTGCAAGTACTTATTGAATTCGCTGCTGCCAAAGGAGAAGGAGTCACCATCGAAATTAAGGTATATCTCGGTGCCTTATTGAATGTCTTAAAACAACTAAATCTTGGAGAGCTACTATCTGGACTCGTTTCAACAGTGGAGAAGATTCTAGGCGGAACTTTGATAATACTTGGTGTCAACATTGCGGCAATTTTGGACCTATTAATATCTGTAGAACTATTAAAACTCACATTAATCGTGAGAGTATTATTGTTGCTTGGATCAGTTGTGAAGACAGTACTATCACTTCCTGCTCTTCTCTTCCATCTAATAGGACTACTTACATCAACAGTTGGAATAACTCTTCTGCTTTCTCTTGGACTCGTCAAAAAGATTGTGTCAGTTACAGATATTGTTAAGGAGATCGCCAAGAGCCAAGTAAAAATTCTCTTAAACGTATTAAATCCAATTGGACTACTGAAGAGTATTCCTTTCGTTGGAGACATATATATTGAAGTTAGTGTTACCGTTAAAACTGCTAGCGGTGGCAAAGAGGACTTGGATTCTTCAGTAAAATCTGATCATAGCTTCTTAGGAAATCTTGTAATTTGGGTTAAGGGATTACTAGGCGTCGATGGTGTTACTACACCAAAACCTACCACAACTACAACTGATGCTTCTGGAGGCTGGGGTAATGGAGTATTTGGAAAAATAATTGGTGGAATCTTTGGTGGAAA TAGCGGATCAGGAGGTTCATCAGGAGGTGGATCAGGAGGTTCATCAGGAGGTGGATCAGGAGGTTCATCAGGAGGTGGATCAGGAGGTTCATCAGGAGGCGGATCAGGAGGTGGATCAGGAGGTGGTACCGGATCAGGAGGTATTGGTATAGACATCGGTATTGGTG GTGGTAGTAAAGGAAGCGGAAGTGGTAGTGGAAGCGGAAGTGGTAGCGGAAGCGGTAGCGGAAGCGGAAGTGGTAGCGGAAGCGGAAGTGGTAGCGGAAGTGGAAGCGGAAGTCAAGGCGGAAGCGGAAATCAAGGCGGAAGCGGAGGGGGAAGTATAAGCATCGGAG gCGGAAGTGGAAGCGGAAGTGATGGAAAGGGAAGCGGAAGTGGAAGTGGAAGTGGAAGCGGAAGCGGAAGTGGAAGTGGAAGCGGAAGTGGAAGTGGAAGTGGAAGCGGAAGTCACGGCGGAAGTATAAGCATCGGAG GTGGAACTGGAAGCGGAAGTGGTGGAAGTGGAAGCGGAAGTGCTGGAAGTGGAAGCGGAAGTGGAAATGGAGGCGGAAGCGGAAGTGGAAGCGGAAGTGGAAGCACAGGTGGAAGCGGAAGTGGAAGCACAGGTGGAAGCGGAAGTGGAAGCTCAGGTGGAAGCGGAAGTGGAAGCGGAAAGGGTGGTTGGAATATAGGTGGAGGTATTGGCGGAATTATTGGTATAGGCGGAGGCGGAAGCGGAAACAAGGGTGGAAGTGGAAGCGGAACCGGAAGCGGAACTGGAAGCGGAACAGGAACTGGAAGCG CTGGCGGAAGCGGATCTAAAGGCGGTAGCTGGAGCTGGTCCTGGGGCACAG GCGGTGAAAGTTCAACCGAAAGTGGTGGAAAGGGCAGCGGAAGTGGTAGCGTAGGAGGAAGTGGAAGCGGAAGCTCAGGAGGAAGTGGAAGCGGAAGCTCAGGAGGAAGTGGAAGCGGAAGTGGAGGAGCAGGCGGAAGTGGAGGATCAAGCGGAAGCGGATCTACAGGCGGAAAAACTGGTTGGGGTTGGTCTCTAG gCCTTGGCGGTTCAAGCGGAAGTGGTGGAAGTGGAAGCGGAAGTGGTGGAAGTGGAAGTGGAAGCGGTAGCGGAAGCGGAAGTGGTAGCGGAAGCGGTAGCGGAAGTGGAAGTGGAGGAGGAAGTGGAAGTGGAAGTGGATCTGCTGGCGGAAAACTTGGTTGGTCCTGGG GTGGTAGTAGTTCAGCCGGCGGCAGCACTG gaGGTCACAAAGGCTGGTCATGGAGTGCAAAAAGCCACGAAG GTCACAAAAATCACCACGATAGACACCACAAAGCTGAAAAACAACAATAA